From the genome of Psychrilyobacter atlanticus DSM 19335, one region includes:
- the pelF gene encoding GT4 family glycosyltransferase PelF, translating into MKRQVICIIAEGSYPYVVGGVSSWIQQLIDGHPEKDFKILSILPSEKEDAKVRYELPLNLLEVKTIYLADIYEHRVDKKKFMKYDEREEDIISRFINMELSDDTKKALELISSKEKSSVFDFTTSDFFWNKICSKYKNEYTEKEFNNFYWSYKSVFMFLMNVLQNEIPEADLYHSVSTGYAGVLGVLAKIKYDKPYYLTEHGIYAREREEDIIKSHWVGDDFKKIWIDYFYFLSKIAYKYSDKIISLFKYNSDLQILFGAPKEKTFVISNGVDVDYFSKIEKEETKKFVVGSILRIVPIKDVKMMIKAFKIVTNTIKNAELYLIGPYEEDPDYYEECKELIDDFKLNSQIIFTGKVDVTDYLGRLDIFLLSSISEGQPLSMLEAMSVKIPIIATDVGDCRGVLTGHKDVGCAGVIVPPTSYTAMAAEITALYRNESRLKLLGERGCEIVNKYYRADQFLNKYTKLYEEGWG; encoded by the coding sequence ATGAAGAGACAGGTGATATGCATAATAGCAGAAGGAAGTTACCCCTATGTAGTTGGAGGGGTGTCTAGTTGGATCCAGCAATTGATAGATGGGCATCCAGAAAAAGATTTTAAGATATTATCTATTCTACCAAGTGAAAAAGAGGATGCTAAAGTAAGATATGAACTGCCTTTAAATTTGTTGGAAGTTAAGACTATATATCTTGCGGATATATATGAACATAGGGTAGATAAAAAAAAGTTTATGAAATATGATGAGAGAGAGGAAGACATAATATCTAGGTTTATAAATATGGAATTATCCGATGACACAAAAAAAGCATTGGAACTTATCAGTAGTAAGGAAAAAAGCAGTGTTTTTGATTTCACAACAAGCGATTTTTTCTGGAATAAGATCTGTTCTAAGTATAAAAACGAATATACGGAAAAAGAATTTAATAACTTCTACTGGTCCTATAAATCAGTTTTTATGTTTTTAATGAATGTTTTGCAGAATGAAATCCCAGAAGCTGATCTATATCATTCAGTTTCAACGGGATATGCAGGAGTATTAGGTGTATTGGCTAAGATTAAATATGATAAGCCATATTATTTAACAGAACATGGAATATATGCAAGGGAGAGGGAGGAAGATATAATTAAATCTCATTGGGTAGGAGATGATTTTAAAAAGATATGGATAGATTATTTTTACTTTTTATCAAAAATTGCATATAAATATTCTGATAAGATCATATCTCTTTTTAAATATAACAGCGATCTGCAAATATTATTTGGAGCACCCAAAGAGAAAACTTTTGTAATTTCAAACGGAGTAGATGTAGATTATTTTTCTAAGATAGAGAAGGAAGAGACTAAAAAATTTGTTGTAGGTTCGATTTTGAGGATTGTTCCTATAAAAGACGTAAAGATGATGATAAAAGCTTTTAAAATTGTTACAAATACTATAAAAAATGCAGAATTATATCTTATAGGTCCCTATGAAGAAGATCCGGATTACTATGAAGAGTGCAAAGAGCTAATAGATGATTTTAAATTAAATTCTCAGATAATTTTTACAGGGAAAGTAGATGTGACAGATTATTTAGGAAGGCTAGATATTTTTTTACTTTCATCTATATCAGAGGGACAGCCCTTATCTATGTTAGAAGCTATGTCAGTTAAGATACCTATCATAGCTACAGATGTAGGAGACTGTCGAGGTGTATTGACTGGTCATAAAGATGTCGGATGTGCAGGGGTGATAGTGCCACCGACATCTTATACAGCAATGGCAGCAGAGATTACGGCTCTCTATAGAAATGAATCTAGATTAAAATTATTGGGAGAGAGAGGCTGTGAAATAGTAAATAAATATTACAGGGCAGATCAATTTTTAAATAAATATACTAAACTATATGAAGAAGGGTGGGGTTAA
- the pelG gene encoding exopolysaccharide Pel transporter PelG, which yields MAGIGFELRKLFYDDDSFSGYIKALTFSTFISVGPFIAMVLSINILILVSNLIFNNSSEQLLFITTLVYIFIFSQLISFPFQFFVTRYISDRFYEKEYKKVRPSFIGISKIIIILSLVLGVIFFGMKELPLYYKYLSIGILITLSLLWTITTYISILKDYVYISKIYFYSTILSVLVFFITTKYPIMFSEHRLAGNMLTSFFIGVLFSLHMLTNYFFSIFKEGEGGEYEFLGYLKNYSSLLFTGLFYILGTWSHIIINWFSPWAVNIGYGFRITLHYENAIFYSFLLTIPSIVFFVVFIETRFFDIYQKYYALTLKNGTLDDIEKERKKMRRKLYKEVFYALQIQIFITITALLFSRYFIIYYGVPAELVEIFKIVSLGAIANIYIIILISIFFYFNALKSALKVTGLFCFLNTSFTLIFINFGEKYIGFGFFLGSVISVLYALQLFDKIIDGLNYTTFYSQNFALKHRGRSLSKIIGKMNHGVSLRWKERYLKIGLSVSFFLLIIFSYQILK from the coding sequence ATGGCTGGAATAGGTTTTGAGTTAAGGAAATTATTTTATGATGATGATTCTTTTTCAGGGTATATAAAAGCACTAACATTTTCTACTTTTATATCGGTAGGGCCATTTATAGCAATGGTATTATCTATAAATATCTTGATTTTAGTATCAAATTTAATTTTTAATAATTCTTCGGAACAGTTATTATTTATAACAACGTTGGTATATATATTTATTTTTTCCCAGTTAATAAGTTTTCCATTTCAATTTTTTGTAACGAGGTATATATCTGATAGATTTTATGAAAAAGAATATAAGAAAGTGAGACCATCATTTATAGGGATCAGTAAAATAATAATAATATTGTCGCTGGTTTTAGGAGTGATATTTTTCGGGATGAAAGAGCTACCGTTATATTATAAATACCTGTCAATAGGGATACTAATAACTTTATCACTATTGTGGACCATTACAACTTATATAAGTATATTAAAAGATTATGTATATATATCAAAAATATATTTTTATTCAACCATTTTATCTGTGTTGGTATTCTTCATCACTACTAAATATCCAATTATGTTTTCTGAACATAGATTAGCGGGAAATATGCTGACTTCATTTTTTATAGGGGTCTTATTTTCACTACATATGTTGACAAACTATTTTTTCAGTATATTCAAAGAAGGAGAGGGAGGAGAGTACGAATTCTTAGGATATTTAAAAAACTATTCGAGTTTATTATTTACAGGTTTATTTTATATTTTAGGTACTTGGTCTCATATAATTATAAATTGGTTTTCACCGTGGGCTGTTAATATAGGGTATGGATTCAGAATAACTTTACACTATGAAAATGCTATATTTTATTCATTCTTACTGACAATCCCCAGTATTGTATTTTTCGTAGTATTTATAGAGACAAGGTTTTTTGATATATATCAAAAATATTATGCACTTACTTTAAAAAATGGAACTTTAGATGACATAGAAAAAGAGAGAAAAAAAATGCGTAGAAAGTTGTATAAAGAGGTATTTTATGCTCTACAAATACAAATTTTTATTACAATAACAGCACTTTTATTTTCTAGATATTTTATTATTTATTATGGAGTACCTGCAGAGTTGGTAGAGATATTTAAAATAGTTTCTTTAGGTGCAATAGCTAATATATATATAATAATATTAATTTCTATTTTCTTTTACTTCAATGCTTTAAAAAGTGCACTAAAAGTCACAGGTTTATTTTGTTTTTTAAATACATCTTTCACTCTAATTTTTATAAATTTTGGAGAGAAATATATAGGGTTTGGTTTTTTCTTGGGGTCTGTAATATCAGTATTATATGCTCTACAGCTTTTTGATAAAATTATAGATGGGTTGAATTATACAACTTTTTATTCTCAAAATTTTGCATTAAAACATAGAGGCCGATCACTATCAAAAATAATTGGTAAAATGAATCATGGAGTTAGTTTAAGATGGAAAGAAAGATACCTTAAAATAGGTTTATCAGTGTCGTTTTTTTTATTGATAATCTTTAGTTATCAGATTTTAAAATAA